The window ATAGGCCCCTAAAGGAGGTTCTCCTGGAGCTTGGCCTGAACCCGGAAACGGTGGTGGCCGTGCGGGGGGAAGACCTCCTCACCCTGGACCAGGTGGTGGGAGAGGGGGAGACGATAGAGGTGCTTTCCGCCATCTCGGGAGGCTAGCGTGGTCTGCAAGGTCTGCGGGGAAAAGGCCCAGGTGGCGGTGTCCAGGGGGTTCGCCCTCTGCCGGGCGCACTACCTGGACTGGTTCGTGAAGGAGACGGAGAGGGCCATCCGCCGCCACAATATGCTTAGGCCCGGGGAGCGGGTCTTGGTGGCGGTTTCCGGGGGAAAGGACTCCCTGGCCCTCTGGGACGTGCTAAGCCGCCTGGGCTACGAGGCGGTGGGGCTTCACATTGAGCTTGGCATCGGGGAGTACTCCAGGCGGAGCCTCGAGGTCACGGAGGCCTTCGCCCGGGAAAGGGGCCTGGAGCTTTGGGTGGTGGACCTCAA is drawn from Thermus hydrothermalis and contains these coding sequences:
- the ttuB gene encoding sulfur carrier protein TtuB translates to MKVILRLPERKEVEVRGDRPLKEVLLELGLNPETVVAVRGEDLLTLDQVVGEGETIEVLSAISGG